Proteins found in one Zea mays cultivar B73 chromosome 1, Zm-B73-REFERENCE-NAM-5.0, whole genome shotgun sequence genomic segment:
- the LOC100274350 gene encoding CDT1a protein isoform X2: MSEGDATQLALEKGLPQVSNDDGSSSPATMHKLKVDTEDAGSKIESPTPEKLESRSKGVVVSSLARNLLAERYKDRFANQFLEDEGDIDDEDYNDSISPGMSRSQRSRSIELLEKHKDLLNLFNRMESSIRLLRLRKRMATFNNIATQVEILAKRKLSYCHLAQMKYLFPEAIQIKRVLLHDEKSLCMYADMEIILVMDVVEYTSTDHSPSMTICDAFYSKLLTFLDAHHKGTDIPEAILPEPFNLRSRGQLNLEASHNGHAAEPHLQGTTKDGFSNASHFPQSFRKLMSQKVITDGAERTQLLLDPTKLSSVSAYDTEGTNRSPKKQDKHASVTVNSEISATPSRHLISRCQEGTPKQETLESPLLAQTPATQTPKRQLPTPLEKLEATCGHISEPRSASSARRSLNTSLKFEGGSPSYHDRMEHVATSKIGILSEDSSSFNKSLEENGPVFFTDRDKINLADPVGVQEKMASLRSTFGIVCDISHSIKNSLITKQELFHNILANNLEIEQMGEIEEQLHILEDLAPNWISKKVINGEEILYSFETIADQNSVWERLVEAV; the protein is encoded by the exons ATGAGTGAGGGGGATGCTACTCAGCTTGCCCTTGAGAAAGGATTACCGCAAGTGTCTAATGATGATGGTTCGAGTAGTCCTGCAACTATGCACAAGTTGAAAGTTGACACAGAAGATGCTGGAAGCAAAATTGAATCACCCACTCCAGAGAAGCTTGAATCTAGAAGCAAAGGGGTTGTTGTGAGTTCGTTGGCAAGGAATTTACTTGCAGAGAGGTACAAAGATAGATTTGCAAATCAGTTCCTGGAAGATGAGGGTGACATAGATGATGAAGACTATAATGACAGTATTTCGCCAGGCATGAGCCGATCTCAGAGATCAAGAAGCATTGAACTTCTGGAGAA GCACAAGGATTTACTGAATCTTTTTAATAGAATGGAGAGTTCTATAAGGTTGCTACGCTTACGGAAGAGGATGGCTACATTTAATAATATTGCCACCCAGGTGGAAATACTCGCAAAAAG GAAGTTATCGTACTGTCATTTGGCCCAAATGAAGTATTTGTTTCCAGAAGCAATCCAGATTAAGAGGGTACTTCTACATGACGAGAAAAGCCTATGCATGTATGCTGATATGGAAATCATACTTGTAATGGATGTTGTGGAATACACAAGTACTGATCACTCTCCATCCATGACAATTTGCGATGCTTTTTACTCGAAGCTTTTGACATTTTTGGATGCTCATCATAAG GGTACAGACATTCCAGAGGCAATCTTACCAGAACCCTTTAACTTGAGGTCAAGGGGCCAGTTAAATCTTGAGGCATCACATAATGGACATGCTGCTGAGCCACATCTGCAAGGCACCACTAAGGATGGATTCTCAAATGCTTCCCACTTCCCACAATCTTTTCGAAAGCTAATGTCCCAGAAAGTCATTACTGATGGAGCTGAAAGGACTCAATTGCTACTTGATCCAACAAAACTGAGCTCTGTGAGTGCTTATGATACAGAAGGAACAAACAGAAGCCCTAAAAAGCAAGACAAACATGCTTCAGTTACAGTGAACTCTGAAATTTCTGCTACTCCAAGCCGTCATTTGATCTCTCGTTGTCAAGAGGGTACGCCAAAACAAGAGACCTTAGAATCACCACTGTTGGCTCAAACACCAGCAACTCAGACACCCAAAAGGCAATTGCCCACTCCACTTGAGAAACTTGAGGCCACATGTGGACACATTTCTGAACCACGTTCAGCTAGTTCTGCCCGCAGATCACTAAATACATCTTTAAAATTTGAAGGGGGAAGCCCTTCTTATCATGATAGAATGGAACATGTGGCTACATCTAAAATTGGAATTCTCTCGGAAGATTCATCTAGTTTCAACAAGTCATTAGAG GAGAATGGTCCTGTCTTCTTTACTGATAGAGACAAAATCAATCTGGCAGACCCAGTGGGTGTCCAGGAAAAGATGGCTTCGTTACGTTCCACATTTGGCATCGTCTGCGATATTTCTCATTCTATCAAGAATTCGCTAATTACAAAACAGGAGCTTTTCCATAATATTCTTGCCAACAACTTGGAGATAGAACAGATGG GAGAGATAGAAGAGCAGCTACATATTTTAGAGGATCTGGCTCCCAATTGGATATCTAAGAAGGTGATAAATGGAGAAGAAATACTTTACAG CTTTGAAACTATAGCAGATCAGAATTCAGTGTGGGAAAGGCTTGTAGAAGCTGTGTGA
- the LOC100274350 gene encoding CDT1a protein isoform X1, translated as MSEGDATQLALEKGLPQVSNDDGSSSPATMHKLKVDTEDAGSKIESPTPEKLESRSKGVVVSSLARNLLAERYKDRFANQFLEDEGDIDDEDYNDSISPGMSRSQRSRSIELLEKHKDLLNLFNRMESSIRLLRLRKRMATFNNIATQVEILAKRKLSYCHLAQMKYLFPEAIQIKRVLLHDEKSLCMYADMEIILVMDVVEYTSTDHSPSMTICDAFYSKLLTFLDAHHKSQLLFMQGTDIPEAILPEPFNLRSRGQLNLEASHNGHAAEPHLQGTTKDGFSNASHFPQSFRKLMSQKVITDGAERTQLLLDPTKLSSVSAYDTEGTNRSPKKQDKHASVTVNSEISATPSRHLISRCQEGTPKQETLESPLLAQTPATQTPKRQLPTPLEKLEATCGHISEPRSASSARRSLNTSLKFEGGSPSYHDRMEHVATSKIGILSEDSSSFNKSLEENGPVFFTDRDKINLADPVGVQEKMASLRSTFGIVCDISHSIKNSLITKQELFHNILANNLEIEQMGEIEEQLHILEDLAPNWISKKVINGEEILYSFETIADQNSVWERLVEAV; from the exons ATGAGTGAGGGGGATGCTACTCAGCTTGCCCTTGAGAAAGGATTACCGCAAGTGTCTAATGATGATGGTTCGAGTAGTCCTGCAACTATGCACAAGTTGAAAGTTGACACAGAAGATGCTGGAAGCAAAATTGAATCACCCACTCCAGAGAAGCTTGAATCTAGAAGCAAAGGGGTTGTTGTGAGTTCGTTGGCAAGGAATTTACTTGCAGAGAGGTACAAAGATAGATTTGCAAATCAGTTCCTGGAAGATGAGGGTGACATAGATGATGAAGACTATAATGACAGTATTTCGCCAGGCATGAGCCGATCTCAGAGATCAAGAAGCATTGAACTTCTGGAGAA GCACAAGGATTTACTGAATCTTTTTAATAGAATGGAGAGTTCTATAAGGTTGCTACGCTTACGGAAGAGGATGGCTACATTTAATAATATTGCCACCCAGGTGGAAATACTCGCAAAAAG GAAGTTATCGTACTGTCATTTGGCCCAAATGAAGTATTTGTTTCCAGAAGCAATCCAGATTAAGAGGGTACTTCTACATGACGAGAAAAGCCTATGCATGTATGCTGATATGGAAATCATACTTGTAATGGATGTTGTGGAATACACAAGTACTGATCACTCTCCATCCATGACAATTTGCGATGCTTTTTACTCGAAGCTTTTGACATTTTTGGATGCTCATCATAAG TCACAATTGCTATTTATGCAGGGTACAGACATTCCAGAGGCAATCTTACCAGAACCCTTTAACTTGAGGTCAAGGGGCCAGTTAAATCTTGAGGCATCACATAATGGACATGCTGCTGAGCCACATCTGCAAGGCACCACTAAGGATGGATTCTCAAATGCTTCCCACTTCCCACAATCTTTTCGAAAGCTAATGTCCCAGAAAGTCATTACTGATGGAGCTGAAAGGACTCAATTGCTACTTGATCCAACAAAACTGAGCTCTGTGAGTGCTTATGATACAGAAGGAACAAACAGAAGCCCTAAAAAGCAAGACAAACATGCTTCAGTTACAGTGAACTCTGAAATTTCTGCTACTCCAAGCCGTCATTTGATCTCTCGTTGTCAAGAGGGTACGCCAAAACAAGAGACCTTAGAATCACCACTGTTGGCTCAAACACCAGCAACTCAGACACCCAAAAGGCAATTGCCCACTCCACTTGAGAAACTTGAGGCCACATGTGGACACATTTCTGAACCACGTTCAGCTAGTTCTGCCCGCAGATCACTAAATACATCTTTAAAATTTGAAGGGGGAAGCCCTTCTTATCATGATAGAATGGAACATGTGGCTACATCTAAAATTGGAATTCTCTCGGAAGATTCATCTAGTTTCAACAAGTCATTAGAG GAGAATGGTCCTGTCTTCTTTACTGATAGAGACAAAATCAATCTGGCAGACCCAGTGGGTGTCCAGGAAAAGATGGCTTCGTTACGTTCCACATTTGGCATCGTCTGCGATATTTCTCATTCTATCAAGAATTCGCTAATTACAAAACAGGAGCTTTTCCATAATATTCTTGCCAACAACTTGGAGATAGAACAGATGG GAGAGATAGAAGAGCAGCTACATATTTTAGAGGATCTGGCTCCCAATTGGATATCTAAGAAGGTGATAAATGGAGAAGAAATACTTTACAG CTTTGAAACTATAGCAGATCAGAATTCAGTGTGGGAAAGGCTTGTAGAAGCTGTGTGA